A part of Tachysurus vachellii isolate PV-2020 chromosome 4, HZAU_Pvac_v1, whole genome shotgun sequence genomic DNA contains:
- the gpr17 gene encoding uracil nucleotide/cysteinyl leukotriene receptor translates to MTMEFSPTVLPTLLPNQTTDSCEPVDNTVENLFFGLYYIIVFLLALNGNSLALWIFSRQRGASSPANVFLMHLAIADLSYVIILPLRATYHLTGGHWPFGEVPCRVAGFLFYVNMYASLYFLACVAGDRYLAVVHAVSSLKVRHARFAHITSFALWALVIVAMAPLLVTKQTVESNGSTVCLQLYREKASRRALVSLVVAFTPPFLATLSCYLLIVNSLRKGLRMEPVLKVRALRTIGLVMLIYVVCFLPYHVSRATFILGYGHPDLSCQTQRGLALANRLTSSLTCLNGALDPLVYLFGAEKFRGTVQRLLCRDKSGGSAATSGDLKGTHESSLSAKSEL, encoded by the coding sequence ATGACCATGGAGTTCTCTCCCACTGTGCTTCCCACACTGCTGCCCAATCAGACGACCGATAGCTGTGAGCCTGTAGACAACACAGTGGAGAATCTCTTCTTTGGCCTCTACTACATCATAGTCTTTCTTCTCGCTCTGAATGGCAACAGTCTTGCCCTCTGGATCTTCTCACGTCAAAGAGGAGCCTCTTCCCCAGCTAATGTGTTCTTGATGCACCTTGCTATAGCTGACCTTTCATATGTTATTATTTTGCCTCTAAGAGCCACATACCACTTGACAGGAGGTCACTGGCCATTTGGAGAAGTTCCTTGCCGTGTAGCTGGCTTCCTTTTCTATGTAAACATGTATGCCAGTCTTTATTTCCTGGCTTGTGTAGCTGGTGATCGATACCTTGCTGTGGTTCATGCTGTCAGCTCATTGAAAGTCCGCCATGCCCGCTTTGCCCACATAACCAGTTTTGCTCTGTGGGCTCTAGTAATTGTAGCCATGGCTCCTCTGTTGGTCACCAAGCAGACTGTAGAATCCAACGGCTCGACAGTGTGCTTGCAGTTGTATAGAGAGAAAGCCTCCCGCCGAGCCTTAGTCTCCCTCGTTGTTGCATTCACGCCTCCTTTCCTGGCAACACTTTCCTGCTACCTGCTGATAGTGAACAGTCTGAGGAAGGGTTTGAGGATGGAACCGGTGCTGAAGGTGCGAGCATTGCGTACAATCGGCCTTGTCATGCTCATCTATGTGGTGTGCTTCCTGCCATATCACGTGAGCCGGGCCACATTTATCCTGGGTTATGGACATCCAGATCTGTCCTGCCAAACACAACGAGGCCTAGCCCTAGCTAATCGTCTCACCTCCTCTCTCACCTGCCTGAACGGAGCTCTGGATCCACTGGTCTACCTTTTTGGAGCAGAGAAATTCAGAGGCACTGTGCAAAGACTCCTGTGCAGGGATAAATCAGGTGGATCTGCAGCTACAAGTGGAGATCTTAAAGGGACACATGAGAGTTCCCTGAGTGCAAAATCAGAGCTCTga
- the LOC132844369 gene encoding unconventional myosin-VIIa has product MVVLRQGDYVWVDTSTGVPIGAEVRISESGQIQLIDDEGKEHKAKKQDSSLKHMHASSINGVDDMIRLGDLNEAGLLRNLLIRHRDGIIYTYTGSILVAVNPYQLLPLYTPEQVQLYTNRRLGELPPHVFAIADSCFFNMRRNHQDQCCIISGESGAGKTESTKLMLQFLAAVSGQRSWIEQQILEANPILEAFGNAKTIRNDNSSRFGKYIDIQFSKGGVIEGARIEQYLLEKSRVCRQAEEERNYHIFYYMLIGMQAEQKKILSLGNAVEYNYLTMGKCTSCEGRDDIKEYAHFRSAMKILTFTENDSWEIHKLLAAILHLGNMDFEATISNNLEGCDVITSTHFNMAAQLLEVDIKTLDVSLTQRSFMTNRESVSKPLSTDQASNGRNAFVKAIYGRLFVWIVEKINSAIFKQPSESCDTRHSVGLLDIFGFENFTQNSFEQLCINFANEQLQQFFVKHVFKMEQEEYAHENIIWKHIDYVDNQGTLDLLASKPLNILSLIDEESHFPKGTDTTLLQKMYKCHEKCKVYIPPKNSYETKFGIEHFAGSVFYDSKGFLEKNRDALSSDLILLVESSTNKLLKQIFHSDLSTNGKSSANPKMMMSSMSSLRQMTDTKKRVPTLCGQFRQSLDSLMKTLTACQPYFIRCIKPNDFKKPMLFDRELCLRQLRYSGMMETIRIRKAGYPIRHTFQQFLDRYRVLLNSVICDPKTESAKACCESICKNALGTGDDWKIGKTKVFLKDFHDTMLELKRDTALNEKVLLIQKVLRGYKHRKQFLKQRSAAVVVQKYFRGHKGRQLYKVVQLGYARLQAIVHSRQLARQYQLEHKATLLLQGKIHTYFARKEWKRKRAAVILLQAHVRGMRARKTVQKMKNDEFLSLQERRAEELAALERQRILEDILRHKREKEAAEQSELFNDQEMVDTIFGFLPSMVGGQEGQAPSGFEDLDTKRTVMEEVDLDEAPMMEELPEEDYDDLDEYSFSKFASMYFQGAATPTHIRQRLRQPLLYHEEENDVLASLTVWWLILRFMGDLPEPKAQKVPTSRSAFADYSLQQDVASRQDRRLSHMVGLDQKLLRSKNIRKDSSVPEAQSRRKSSTFTDMRSGKRKTSSITEEAVPARKASSIPLEVPKNRKSSTFVDLLNRNRKTSTIPGGGSSIKKTSRKPSIIEEEAEDGSEFSKPPTVQTISEEEENRIDEGLTLDRPLSALEKLQIIVGYGIVRRDLRDEIYCQICKQLQENGNRSSFFRGWILLSLCLGIFPPTERFIKYLQSFIRLGPVGYAPYCAERLRRTVANGLRGEPPSWLELQATKTKKPIVISVTLMDGRTLSLPVDSASTSKEVCQILSQKVKLQDTFGFSLYVAVFDKVWSLGSGREHVMDAISQCEQEVKKKGGQEQHAPWRLYFRKEIFTPWHDCSLDSTSTELIYRQVIRGLKYGEFQGEKEDGIVQLAAKHFFVEYRSDDSMEKAKSVVHDCVTSKLLEEKSEDKWIQMVHTAHVEGPYINSKTKIDHVKAEVVEYTRQKWPLFFSKFFEVSRISGPSLPKNKFILAINWTGITFLDERERKFLELSFPMVNAINTKRNQTVCLLTLKGDFMLNTANAEEIVELIVLFQAGLTERSQYAVALQEVNRQDDPTFLSFKKAELILLIKDNEFSSNRGWVKGQNERTGQKGAVPMDAIYIIPTLTKPSNEILTLLSMSPDQRKNIINDSIKGTITDRVPLATLKDFSIEYFRPPTKDVNKQVISKNVAPERLWANTREPIRQPLLKRLLGNPELSHQACQAFIAILKYMGDYPTRQIQNPLELTDQIFEPATKNEALRDEIYCQIMKQMTSNNNRHSLDQGWQLLWLCCGLFPPSNSLLKHAQRFLETRRREPLASDCLRRLQGALRTEPRKLPPHQVELDAIQQNVVKIFHKISFPNDTQESFEVATNTKIRDLIKTIADELGLISDVGFSIFVKTPDKVLSLNEADYFFDSLKQITNWSRKTKMVKDGGPVNISYEVYFMRKLWFNVIPGRDLEADCIFHYPQELPKYLRGYHRCTKEEMVQLAALLFRVKVKDDKSQFVMITKMLKELVPNDQLKAMSAEDWKKNIIATYNKQANMTAEDAMVAFLKVIFKWPTFGCAFFEVKQTSEPNFPDIVRLAINKQGVTIIHPKTKEVLAKHPVNMIANWCSGSTYFHMTVGNLVKGNKILCETSLGYKIDDLLTSYVSMYLNESKASRTRNQR; this is encoded by the exons acATACACAGGGTCCATTCTGGTGGCAGTGAACCCTTACCAGCTGCTTCCACTCTACACTCCAGAGCAGGTGCAGCTGTACACTAACCGCCGTCTAGGTGAACTGCCCCCTCACGTGTTCGCCATTGCAGACAGCTGTTTCTTTAACATGCGCCGCAATCACCAAGACCAGTGCTGCATCATCAG TGGGGAGTCTGGTGCAGGGAAGACAGAGAGCACCAAACTGATGCTGCAGTTCCTGGCAGCAGTAAGTGGACAGCGGTCATGGATAGAGCAACAGATCCTTGAAGCCAATCCCATACTGGAAG CCTTTGGTAATGCAAAGACCATTCGCAATGATAACTCAAGTCGCTTTGGGAAGTACATCGATATCCAGTTCAGTAAGGGGGGAGTGATAGAAGGAGCCCGCATTGAACAGTATCTGCTGGAGAAATCACGTGTCTGCCGCCAG GCTGAAGAGGAGAGGAACTACCATATTTTCTACTACATGCTAATAGGCATGCAGGCTGAACAGAAGAAAATTTTGTCTCTGGGTAATGCTGTGGAGTACAACTACCTGACCATG GGCAAGTGCACTTCCTGTGAGGGGCGGGATGATATAAAGGAATACGCCCACTTCCGCTCAGCCATgaagattttaacattcacagAGAATGATTCCTGGGAAATTCACAAACTGCTTGCTGCCATCCTCCACCTGGGTAACATGGATTTTGAAG CAACCATTTCAAATAATCTGGAAGGTTGTGATGTTATCACCTCCACCCATTTCAACATGGCTGCTCAGTTGTTGGag GTAGACATAAAGACTCTAGATGTAAGTTTGACTCAAAGGTCCTTCATGACTAACAGAGAGAGTGTATCAAAACCTCTGTCTACAGACCAAGCAAGTAATGGCAGGAATGCCTTTGTAAAG GCCATCTATGGAAGACTGTTTGTGTGGATTGTGGAGAAAATCAACAGTGCCATTTTCAAGCAACCATCAGAGTCCTGCGATACCCGTCACTCAGTAGGCTTACTGGACATCTTTGGATTTGAAAACTTCACACAAAACAG CTTTGAACAGCTGTGCATTAACTTTGCCAACGAGCAGCTACAGCAGTTCTTTGTGAAGCATGTATTTAAGATGGAACAGGAGGAGTATGCCCACGAGAACATTATCTGGAAACATATCGATTACGTCGATAACCAGGGAACCCTCGATTTGCTGGCCAGCAAACCTCTCAACATTCTTTCTCTTATTGATGAGGAGAGTCACTTCCCTAAG GGCACAGATACTACCTTGCTGCAAAAGATGTATAAGTGTCATGAGAAATGCAAAGTCTACATCCCGCCAAAGAACAGTTATGAAACGAAATTTGGAATCGAACATTTTGCTGGGTCAGTTTTTTATGACTCAAAAG GTTTTCTGGAAAAGAACCGGGATGCTCTTAGTTCAGATCTCATCCTGTTGGTGGAAAGTTCTACCAATAAGCTCCTAAAACAGATCTTCCACAGTGATCTCTCTACTAATGGGAAGAGCAGTGCCAACCCAAAAATGATGATGTCTTCCATGAGCTCTTTGCGG CAAATGACAGACACTAAGAAGCGAGTGCCCACTTTATGTGGACAGTTTCGTCAGTCCCTGGACTCCTTGATGAAAACTCTGACTGCATGCCAGCCTTACTTCATCCGCTGCATTAAACCGAATGACTTCAAGAAACCCATG CTGTTTGACAGAGAACTGTGTCTGCGCCAGCTGCGCTACTCGGGTATGATGGAGACCATTCGCATCAGGAAAGCTGGCTACCCAATCCGTCACACCTTCCAACAATTTCTGGATCGATATCGTGTCCTGCTCAACTCTGTCATATGTGACCCCAAAACA gaGAGTGCCAAAGCATGCTGTGAGAGTATTTGTAAGAATGCCCTTGGTACTGGTGATGACTGGAAAATTGGCAAAACCAAAGTGTTTTTGAAG GATTTCCACGATACCATGTTGGAGCTGAAACGGGATACGGCCTTGAATGAGAAAGTGCTGCTTATCCAGAAAGTTTTAAGAGGATACAAGCACAG GAAACAGTTTCTTAAACAAAGGTCTGCTGCTGTGGTTGTGCAGAAGTATTTTCGCGGACACAAAGGCAGACAACTCTATAAAGTG GTACAGTTGGGATATGCCCGTCTTCAGGCCATTGTCCACTCTCGTCAGTTAGCACGCCAGTATCAACTAGAGCACAAGGCTACTTTGCTACTGCAGGGGAAGATCCACACCTACTTTGCTAGGAAGGAGTGGAAACGAAAGAGAGCTGCTGTCATCCTCCTACAGGCTCATGTCAGAGGCATGCGTGCTCGCAAAACTGTCCAGAAGATGAAGAATGAT GAATTTTTGTCACTGCAGGAACGCAGGGCAGAAGAACTGGCTGCTCTGGAGAGACAGAGGATCCTAGAGGATATTCTCCGtcataaaagagagaaagaggctgCTGAACAGTCTGAATTATTCAATGATCAGGAAATGGTGGACACAATCTTTGGCTTCCTGCCCAGCATGGTGGGAGGGCAGGAGGGCCAGGCACCTTCAGGCTTTGAG GATTTAGATACAAAGCGGACTGTGATGGAGGAAGTAGACCTGGATGAAGCGCCTATGATGGAGGAACTTCCTGAGGAAGATTATGATGATCTGGATGAATACTCATTCTCAAAGTTTGCATCTATGTACTTCCAAGGTGCTGCAACCCCCACCCACATCCGCCAGAGACTGCGCCAACCACTGCTGTACCATGAAGAGGAAAATGATGTGCTG gCTTCTCTAACAGTATGGTGGCTCATCTTGAGGTTTATGGGAGATCTTCCTGAACCAAAAGCTCAGAAAGTCCCAACGAGCAGATCAGCATTTGCAGATTACTCTCTACAGCAGGATGTGGCATCCAGGCAAGACAGACGTCTCAGCCACATGGTTGGCCTGGACCAG aaactgTTGAGGAGCAAAAACATAAGGAAAGACTCTTCAGTCCCAGAAGCACAGTCTCGGAGAAAGTCTTCAACATTTACAGACATGCggtcaggaaaaagaaaaacatcatccATTACAGAGGAAGCTGTACCAGCCCGAAAAGCTTCCTCCATACCATTGGAAGTTCCAAAAAACAGGAAGTCTTCTACCTTTGTTGATCTGCTGAACCGGAACAGAAAGACATCCACAATTCCTGGGGGAGGGTCATCAATTAAGAAAACTTCCCGAAAACCATCCATCATTGAGGAAGAG GCAGAGGATGGCTCTGAGTTTTCCAAACCACCCACTGTACAAACTATtagtgaggaagaggagaacaGAATTGATGAAGGACTCACCCTGGACCGTCCACTCTCAGCTCTGGAAAAGTTGCAGATCATTGTAGGATATGGCATTGTTAGACGTGACCTTAG AGATGAGATCTACTGTCAGATTTGTAAGCAGCTCCAAGAGAATGGGAATCGCAGCAGCTTCTTCCGAGGTTGGATCCTCCTTTCTCTGTGCCTGGGCATCTTCCCTCCCACTGAGCGCTTTATAAAG TACCTGCAAAGCTTCATTCGTCTTGGCCCTGTTGGATATGCTCCATACTGTGCAGAAAGACTGAGGCGCACTGTGGCCAATGGCTTACGTGGAGAACCTCCCAGCTGGCTTGAGCTACAA GCAACCAAGACTAAAAAACCCATAGTCATCTCTGTGACTCTTATGGATGGGCGAACTCTCAGTCTGCCTGTGGACTCAGCGTCTACTTCTAAAGAGGTCTGCCAAATTCTCTCACAGAAAGTTAAACTACAAGACACATTTGGCTTTTCTCTTTATGTAGCGGTTTTTGACAAG GTTTGGTCTCTCGGCAGTGGACGGGAGCATGTGATGGATGCTATATCACAGTGTGAGCAGGAGGTGAAGAAGAAGGGTGGGCAGGAACAGCATGCCCCTTGGCGTCTCTACTTCCGCAAAGAGATATTTACCCCCTGGCATGACTGCAGCCTGGACAGCACCAGCACAGAGCTCATCTACAGACAGGTCATTAGAGGGCTGAAGTATGGCGAGTTCCAGGGTGAGAAG GAGGATGGAATTGTTCAGCTGGCAGCGAAACATTTCTTTGTAGAGTACCGCTCAGATGACAGTATGGAAAAAGCGAAGAGTGTTGTTCACGATTGTGTGACCTCCAAACTACTGGAAGAAAAGTCAGAAGACAAATGGATTCAGATGGTCCACACTGCACATGTTGAG GGTCCATATATAAATTCAAAGACAAAAATTGATCACGTGAAAGCAGAAGTGGTGGAGTATACAAGGCAGAAGTGGCCATTGTTCTTTTCAAAGTTCTTTGAAGTTTCCAGGATTTCAG GTCCTTCCCTACCCAAGAACAAATTTATCTTGGCTATCAACTGGACCGGAATAACCTTCCTGGATGAACGTGAGAGAAAATTTCTAGAACTCTCCTTCCCAATGGTGAATGCCATAAACACCAAGAG GAACCAGACTGTGTGTCTGCTTACACTGAAAGGAGACTTCATGTTAAACACAGCCAATGCTGAAGAAATTGTTGAGCTGATAGTTCTGTTCCAGGCTGGCCTAACAGAGCGCTCTCAGTATGCCGTGGCCTTGCAGGAGGTCAACAGGCAAG ACGATCCTACCTTTCTTAGTTTCAAAAAAGCAGAGCTTATCCTCCTTATTAAAGACAATGAATTTTCTTCCAACCGTGGCTGGGTAAAGGGACAGAATGAGCGAACTGGACAAAAGGGGGCAGTACCTATGGATGCCATCTACATTATACCTACTTTGACCAAACCTTCTAATGAAATTCTG ACTTTGCTCAGCATGTCCCCAGAtcagagaaaaaatattattaacgACTCTATCAAAGGAACCATTACAGACAGAGTACCTCTTGCGACACTTAAAGATTTCTCCATTGAGTACTTCAG ACCTCCCACTAAAGATGTGAATAAGCAGGTGATTTCTAAAAATGTGGCACCTGAAAGGTTATGGGCAAACACCAGGGAACCCATAAGACAGCCATTGCTTAAGAGACTGCTGGGAAACCCAGAGCTTAGCCATCAGGCCTGCCAGGCCTTTATTG CAATTCTAAAGTACATGGGCGACTATCCCACCAGACAAATTCAGAATCCACTGGAGCTCACAGACCAAATCTTTGAACCTGCCACTAAGAATGAGGCACTTAGAGATGAGATCTACTGCCAGATCATGAAGCAGATGACAAGCAACAACAATCG GCACAGTCTGGATCAGGGTTGGCAGCTGCTATGGCTGTGTTGTGGTTTGTTCCCCCCCAGTAATTCACTGCTGAAACATGCACAGCGCTTTCTGGAAACTCGGCGACGGGAGCCACTGGCTTCTGACTGCCTGCGTAGGCTGCAGGGTGCTCTCAG AACGGAACCCAGGAAGCTTCCTCCCCACCAGGTTGAGCTGGATGCCATTCAACAGAATGTTGTTAAGATTTTCCACAAAATATCTTTCCCTAATGACACACAGGAG TCATTTGAAGTCGCAACTAACACCAAGATCCGAGATTTGATCAAAACTATTGCTGATGAACTCGGCCTGATCTCAGACGTTGGCTTCAGCATCTTTGTAAAAACACCAGACAAG GTTCTGAGTTTGAATGAGGCAGACTACTTTTTTGACAGTCTGAAACAGATCACCAACTGGtccagaaaaacaaagatgGTGAAGGATG GAGGACCAGTGAACATTTCATACGAGGTATATTTCATGCGGAAATTGTGGTTCAACGTAATCCCTGGCAGAGATCTGGAAGCAGATTGTATTTTCCACTATCCCCAG GAGTTGCCCAAGTATCTACGCGGGTACCACCGCTGCACTAAAGAGGAAATGGTGCAGCTGGCCGCGCTCCTCTTCAGGGTTAAAGTGAAAGATGATAAGTCTCAGTTTGTCATGATCACTAAGATGCTGAAAGAGCTGGTTCCAAATGATCAGCTAAAAGCCATGTCAGCTGAGGACTGGAAAAAG AACATTATTgctacatacaacaaacaggcaAACATGACAGCAGAGGATGCCATGGTGGCCTTCCTGAAGGTCATCTTTAAGTGGCCTACATTTGGCTGTGCATTCTTTGAAGTGAAG CAAACATCTGAGCCCAACTTCCCTGATATTGTGAGGCTTGCCATCAACAAACAGGGGGTCACAATCATACACCCTAAAACTaag GAAGTCCTAGCAAAACACCCGGTGAATATGATTGCAAACTGGTGCAGTGGGAGCACATACTTCCACATGACTGTAGGCAATCTGGTCAAAGGAAACAAGATTCTGTGTGAAACCTCGCTG GGCTACAAAATCGATGATTTGTTGACGTCCTACGTCAGTATGTATCTGAATGAGAGCAAAGCATCGAGAACCAGGAATCAGCGTTAA